The Helicobacter pylori genome includes a window with the following:
- a CDS encoding DNA-methyltransferase → MNINKVFYHSSTNMNEVPDNSVDLIITSPPYFNIKDYTKNGTQDLQHSTQHVEDLGALEKYEDYLLGLLKVWLECYRVLKPNGKLCINVPLMPMLKKVLNTHYNRHIFDLHADIQHSILHDLNNTLENRPKMFLLDVYIWKRANPTKRLMFGSYPYPRNFYAQNTIEFIGVFVKDGKPKQPTEEQKEQSQLTQEEWVEFTKQIWEIPIPNKNDIAFGKHAALMPAELARRLIRLYSCVGDVVLDPFSGSGTTLREAKLLKRNFIGYELYENYKPLIEQKLGNLFDFE, encoded by the coding sequence TTGAATATCAATAAAGTGTTTTATCATAGTAGCACCAACATGAATGAAGTGCCAGATAATAGCGTGGATTTGATCATCACAAGCCCGCCTTATTTCAACATTAAAGATTACACGAAAAATGGCACACAAGATTTACAGCATTCAACCCAACATGTTGAAGATTTAGGGGCGTTAGAAAAATATGAAGATTATCTTTTAGGTCTTTTAAAAGTTTGGCTTGAGTGCTATAGAGTGCTAAAACCCAATGGTAAGCTATGCATTAATGTGCCTTTAATGCCCATGCTTAAAAAGGTTTTAAACACGCATTATAACCGCCATATCTTTGATTTGCATGCTGATATCCAACACTCCATTTTGCATGATTTAAATAATACGCTAGAAAACAGGCCTAAAATGTTCTTACTAGATGTCTATATTTGGAAACGCGCAAATCCTACTAAAAGATTGATGTTTGGGAGTTACCCTTATCCTAGAAATTTTTATGCACAAAATACTATAGAATTTATCGGCGTGTTTGTCAAAGATGGCAAGCCCAAACAACCCACAGAAGAGCAAAAAGAACAAAGCCAATTGACTCAAGAGGAATGGGTGGAATTTACTAAACAAATTTGGGAAATCCCAATCCCTAATAAAAACGATATTGCTTTTGGCAAGCATGCGGCTTTGATGCCGGCTGAATTAGCAAGGCGTTTGATTAGATTGTATAGTTGCGTGGGTGATGTGGTGCTAGATCCATTTAGCGGGAGCGGGACAACCTTAAGAGAAGCAAAACTTTTAAAAAGAAATTTTATAGGTTATGAACTCTATGAAAATTATAAGCCCTTGATTGAGCAAAAATTAGGAAACTTGTTTGATTTTGAATAA